ATGGCTCCCCAGACCATTCCCCAGATCAGGGATACCGGTTTATTGGCATAAGCAACCGTAAGCGGCATGCGTTTCAGAATCTGCTGCCATACGATGGCATAGCCGAACATAATCAGCAGAACCAACCCGTAATAAAAGAAAAAGGGCAGGGAAAAAAGCTTCTCGTTCGCCGCCAGCTTAGAGCACACTCCGCTCAAAGAGCTGAATAGCAGGCTGATATGCAATGCTAAAATCAGCCGGAAATCAAGCCGCTTAATTTTATCTATTTTCTCACAATTCTTCATAGAATTCAACCTTCTATTCTAACCTCCATTCTATGACGCCTTCACAACCCGGGCAGCTGGTCAAAAAACAAAGGAGCACCACCGGTGTGAATGAATAAAACATTCTTGTTTTTTATTCTATGTTTTTTCAGATATTCCTTCATTCCATAAAATGCTTTTCCGGTATAGATTCCGTCCAGATTCAGGCCGTCGCATTCATATGCCTCTCTTATCGTATTCCGGATTCCATCCTGATACGCTCCATAACCACCGTCCAGATATTCGTCTGTGATTTTTATCTCGGACGCAATGTCTGCAGGAAAAGTAAGACCTTTCTTTTTACTGTAAATATTTAAGTTTTTGGTAATAACCTCTCTGGCTCTCTTTTCATTTCTGGAAACCGATATTCCTATGATCTGCCGTCTGCCTCCGCTTAACAGATGCGCCGCCAAGAGCCCAGACTGGGTCATATTGGTACTGGATGCAAGAAATATATAGTCAAAATACAGATTTTCCCGTACTTCATAGTCACAGATTTCCTGATAAACGTCTGCATATGCCTGCATGGGTACCCATTCATTCCCCTGTCCATAGGGATTCCCATATATATAATAGGGTCTGTATCCTCTTTGCTTCAAATCTTCCTCTGCCGCCTGTACCGCCTGAGGAATATCCGATTTATGGCACGGAAAAGTCTGCACTCCCATGGAGCGAATCAAATAGGAATTGTTACTTACCATTTCACCATCCACATCATCCAGATTATATACCATATTGCAGGGAATGTCTTTTCTGTAACAGGCAGCCGACAAAATCCGGCAGAGATTGGAATGGTAATTCCCGTAAATTACCATCGCATCGCATCCCTGCTGTTCCATATCTTCCAGAAAATACTGGGCAAAGCGTACCTTATTTCCACCGAAGGAAAAAGGAAGGAGGTCCTCCCGCTTGACGAAGATATGGTTATCCTCCCTGTCGGTAACCGAATGGATTACCGTATCATAAAGGGGAATATCTCCCACAAGCTCCAGACGTATATGGGAAAGGACCTCACGCAGCCGCACTTCACAGGCTTCCAGAGTGCTTCCTTTCAGAATCACCTGTCCGATCCGGTCTCTACCATTGGTATAAGGCTGTACCGTATCTCCCTTTACAATGTTGAAGGACAAATCCACAATATCCTCAGAATGCCTGTTATAGTTGTGTATCGTTCTTACAATTCCCGCCCGGTCTGACAATAAGGTACGAGTCAGATTCGGAGTGAGGGGTTTTTCCTGTTTAAAAAACGACCCTACAGATTCTCCAAGTGCCAGTCTTACAATCACCTCATAGTAATTAATTC
The window above is part of the Novisyntrophococcus fermenticellae genome. Proteins encoded here:
- a CDS encoding EamA family transporter: MKNCEKIDKIKRLDFRLILALHISLLFSSLSGVCSKLAANEKLFSLPFFFYYGLVLLIMFGYAIVWQQILKRMPLTVAYANKPVSLIWGMVWGAMIFNERITWRMILGASVIFLGIYLVVTEDE
- a CDS encoding pyridoxal-phosphate dependent enzyme, coding for MKKLMILGAGYTQVPLIEAAKHLGCHTITASIDGDYPGFAAADEAAYVNIADPEAVVEKARQLQVDAVTTCGLDLGMAAIGAVCESLRLPGPSSDAAKKASNKLDMKKALVKAGVQTARFVCIHSREELERALALLPFPVILKAVDQMGSRGIFRCDTREEVFENYEKTMGATGKKYCLLEEFIEGEIFGVETMIQDGKIVYMLPNNIDAFQSTTPTPVGHSVPFKELDTLGDQIQEQTRKAIFALGLDNCPVNCDFIKKDGKVYVIELTGRSGATGLSEMVSIYYGINYYEVIVRLALGESVGSFFKQEKPLTPNLTRTLLSDRAGIVRTIHNYNRHSEDIVDLSFNIVKGDTVQPYTNGRDRIGQVILKGSTLEACEVRLREVLSHIRLELVGDIPLYDTVIHSVTDREDNHIFVKREDLLPFSFGGNKVRFAQYFLEDMEQQGCDAMVIYGNYHSNLCRILSAACYRKDIPCNMVYNLDDVDGEMVSNNSYLIRSMGVQTFPCHKSDIPQAVQAAEEDLKQRGYRPYYIYGNPYGQGNEWVPMQAYADVYQEICDYEVRENLYFDYIFLASSTNMTQSGLLAAHLLSGGRRQIIGISVSRNEKRAREVITKNLNIYSKKKGLTFPADIASEIKITDEYLDGGYGAYQDGIRNTIREAYECDGLNLDGIYTGKAFYGMKEYLKKHRIKNKNVLFIHTGGAPLFFDQLPGL